A genomic segment from Flavobacterium inviolabile encodes:
- a CDS encoding DMT family transporter — translation MKYLFLLIAIFFEVIATSALKSSEQFTKLWPSLIAVAGYAFAFYFLSLTLKTIPIGIAYAIWSGLGIVLISAIGYFAYKQTLDFPALIGIIFIIIGVLIINLFSKSVSH, via the coding sequence ATGAAGTACCTCTTTTTGTTAATCGCCATCTTCTTTGAAGTGATTGCGACCAGTGCGCTCAAATCATCCGAACAGTTTACAAAATTATGGCCGTCGCTGATTGCTGTTGCGGGGTATGCTTTTGCCTTTTATTTCCTGTCGTTAACCTTAAAAACAATCCCCATCGGAATAGCCTATGCAATCTGGTCCGGTTTGGGAATCGTGTTAATATCGGCAATAGGGTATTTCGCGTATAAGCAAACACTGGATTTTCCGGCGCTGATCGGGATTATCTTTATTATTATCGGTGTATTGATTATCAACTTGTTTTCAAAAAGTGTTTCCCACTAA
- a CDS encoding SulP family inorganic anion transporter, which yields MNKRILSGLNLQDIIAGLSIAGLLLPEAVAYSGLANMPPQSGIIALFAGLLCYALFGTSRFAIVSATSSSAVVMAAALAAYGSNASSLTFAIGLVFITGLFFLIASLIRIGTITDFIAKPVLRGFTFGLVITIIVKQWSGITGINTSHSNFFRYLPDVFLQYKEWNYWSILTAVIALLLLTVFSRIKYFPGGLVVIGLSIIIGKGIDFPAYGIANVGTIHLKPELPDLPELSYNDWLRLVELGLALVMVLYSESYGSIRSFALKHGDSIQPNRDLWVLGVSNIVSALFHGMPVGAGYSATSANEAAGATSKTAGMVAAITLLLIIVGMLPLIGYTPQPVLAGIVIHAVGHNLNPAVLKPYFVWKRDRFLLVFSIMSVLLLGVLDGLLVAIGTSVILLLKQFSESTISILGRLDNSHDFVDIKKHSDALPVTGILILRPDQPLFFANTERILNQARALIIADRNSIHTVIISLEESPDLDGTALETIKDFWEFMTKEEKKLVLTRLKDPVYRVLSQLLSPEYPTVFLSFLSVDDAVNIAGKSYK from the coding sequence ATGAATAAGCGTATCTTATCCGGATTAAACCTGCAGGATATTATCGCCGGCTTATCAATTGCCGGACTTTTACTGCCCGAAGCCGTTGCCTACTCCGGATTGGCGAATATGCCGCCGCAGTCGGGTATCATAGCCCTTTTTGCCGGTTTATTATGTTATGCGCTGTTTGGAACAAGCCGTTTTGCCATTGTTTCGGCAACCTCTTCATCGGCTGTAGTAATGGCAGCTGCTTTAGCCGCTTACGGAAGTAATGCTTCCAGCCTCACTTTTGCCATTGGTTTGGTATTCATTACCGGGCTGTTTTTCTTAATCGCATCATTGATTCGTATCGGTACAATCACCGATTTTATAGCAAAGCCGGTATTAAGAGGCTTTACATTCGGTTTGGTTATTACGATAATTGTCAAACAATGGAGCGGTATAACCGGAATTAACACGTCACATTCCAATTTTTTCCGGTATTTGCCCGATGTTTTTTTACAATATAAAGAATGGAATTACTGGAGCATCTTAACAGCCGTTATCGCCTTATTGCTGTTAACGGTCTTTTCCCGGATTAAATATTTTCCCGGCGGTCTGGTCGTCATCGGATTAAGCATTATCATCGGGAAGGGGATTGACTTTCCGGCTTATGGGATAGCAAATGTAGGAACGATTCACTTAAAACCGGAGCTGCCGGATTTACCGGAGCTGTCCTATAATGACTGGCTGCGCCTGGTAGAACTGGGACTGGCTTTGGTAATGGTCTTATATTCGGAATCTTACGGATCAATCAGGAGTTTTGCCCTGAAACATGGCGATAGCATACAGCCCAACAGGGATTTATGGGTATTGGGTGTGTCCAATATCGTTTCGGCTTTATTTCACGGCATGCCTGTGGGCGCCGGATATTCTGCAACTTCTGCCAATGAAGCCGCTGGGGCAACATCAAAAACAGCCGGTATGGTTGCTGCCATAACACTACTCCTTATTATTGTCGGGATGTTACCGCTCATCGGATATACACCTCAGCCCGTTCTGGCGGGGATTGTTATTCATGCTGTGGGACATAACCTGAATCCTGCCGTATTAAAACCGTATTTTGTATGGAAAAGAGACCGTTTTCTGCTTGTCTTTTCCATTATGAGTGTCCTTTTGTTAGGCGTATTGGACGGCTTGTTAGTGGCTATCGGAACCAGCGTGATTTTATTGCTGAAACAGTTTTCAGAATCCACCATATCTATTTTAGGACGTCTGGACAACAGCCACGATTTTGTGGATATTAAAAAACATTCCGATGCACTTCCCGTTACCGGGATTCTGATTCTCCGACCGGATCAGCCTTTGTTTTTTGCAAATACCGAACGCATACTGAATCAGGCAAGAGCGCTGATAATAGCCGACAGGAACAGTATTCATACCGTTATTATCAGCCTGGAAGAATCCCCGGATCTGGACGGTACGGCTCTGGAAACGATAAAAGATTTCTGGGAATTCATGACAAAAGAAGAAAAGAAACTCGTTTTAACACGCCTTAAAGACCCGGTTTACCGGGTGCTGAGCCAGTTGCTCTCACCGGAATATCCAACGGTTTTCTTAAGCTTTCTGAGTGTTGACGATGCCGTAAATATTGCCGGAAAAAGCTATAAATAA
- a CDS encoding suppressor of fused domain protein produces the protein MTLEEFRQKFSEEDAVGWMEIDSKLESFYPEQEPSHYAPMIKYMLGGNDPLDGISYYHSDTHLPHYHAVSYGFSNLYYDEKALGGEFSKWGFELTYRTFPYHLDKELPFYAGNVMQNLARYVYESERWFEPYHYIPLNSSIRLDSDTKIKALLFVMDPELGEIDTLYGKLQFLQMVGITETEYQKILDGQYTPKELINKAKETNPLLITDLNREHDYL, from the coding sequence ATGACATTAGAAGAATTCAGGCAAAAATTTTCTGAGGAAGATGCTGTCGGATGGATGGAAATTGACAGCAAATTAGAATCGTTTTATCCGGAGCAGGAACCCAGTCACTACGCTCCAATGATCAAATATATGTTGGGCGGCAATGACCCTTTAGACGGCATCAGTTATTATCATAGTGACACCCATTTACCTCATTATCACGCGGTCAGTTATGGTTTTTCCAACCTGTATTACGATGAAAAAGCCCTTGGTGGCGAATTCAGCAAATGGGGATTTGAACTCACTTACCGTACCTTTCCATATCATCTGGACAAAGAACTCCCTTTTTATGCCGGTAATGTAATGCAAAATCTGGCACGTTATGTCTATGAAAGTGAACGCTGGTTTGAACCGTATCATTATATACCGCTTAACAGCAGTATCCGGCTGGACAGCGACACCAAGATTAAAGCATTGCTTTTTGTTATGGATCCGGAACTTGGTGAGATTGACACCCTATACGGAAAGCTTCAGTTCTTACAGATGGTCGGCATTACCGAAACCGAATATCAAAAAATTCTCGACGGGCAATATACCCCCAAAGAACTGATCAATAAAGCAAAGGAAACCAATCCGCTGCTGATTACCGATTTAAACAGAGAACACGATTATTTATAG